A stretch of DNA from Synergistaceae bacterium:
CAATATTTACGGCAGCTTGCCGAAAAGAGATAATGCGCCGTAACCCTTGCAAGCTGGTAACGCCGCCGAAAGTGGATACCCCGCCCGCCGCTTTCCTCGATGAGGAACAAAGCCGCCTACTGCTTGCCGCCGCTCATGAGCAAAGCGACTTTCAACTTGAAGTCATTATTAACCTGTTCTTGGCGGCAGGGCTTCGCTCCGGGGAATTAACCGCGCTCCATTGGTCGGACTTGGATTTCAATACGGGCGTGTTATTTGTCCAACATACGCTTGTCAGGTTCAACGGGCAGTTTGTACGGCAGACAACAAAAACCGCCGACAGCACAAGGCGAATTGTACTTCCGGCGTATATATTGAAACTCTTATCCGAACATAGGGAACGTCAAAAGGAATACAGGGCTTCGCTTCGGGAATTATGGAAAAACCCCGACGATATAATGTTTACAAACCTGCGCGGTGACTATCTGAACGGCGTAAACCTAAACCGCAAGTTAAAGGACATTGTAAAAGCCGCCGGTTTGCCCGATATACACCTGCATAGTCTGCGCCATACTCACGCAAGTTTACTGATAAATTCCGACGTAACGGCAAGGGTTATAGCGGACAGGTTAGGGCATAGCACAACGAAAACCACGCTCGACACATACAGCCACGTTTTCGCCGCAAGTGAAGTTAAAGCAATGCAAGCCGTGGAAATGGCGCTGTTCAGTACAGATAAAGCGATAAACGAATAATCTAATATAACTAAAGCGACAAAGACTAACCCCG
This window harbors:
- a CDS encoding site-specific integrase, producing MASIRKRGDTFTITAYMGYDDTGKQQKKTTTYRPPDGVTSGKAEKLAREYAVKWEDKIRGFVALDENRTLSELAQWYYETIAPNTLKPNILKGYKQGIYNHIIPRIGRVKLKDITPQMLDSLFRELQTSGNLERSFKLKDNTIFDEYGKEKFIKDKGIERGTFYRVLRGETCRQKTAEKIAAALCMTLEKVFDDVTENKGMSGASVNKLKLNLSAIFTAACRKEIMRRNPCKLVTPPKVDTPPAAFLDEEQSRLLLAAAHEQSDFQLEVIINLFLAAGLRSGELTALHWSDLDFNTGVLFVQHTLVRFNGQFVRQTTKTADSTRRIVLPAYILKLLSEHRERQKEYRASLRELWKNPDDIMFTNLRGDYLNGVNLNRKLKDIVKAAGLPDIHLHSLRHTHASLLINSDVTARVIADRLGHSTTKTTLDTYSHVFAASEVKAMQAVEMALFSTDKAINE